A single window of Thiomicrorhabdus immobilis DNA harbors:
- the amrA gene encoding AmmeMemoRadiSam system protein A has product MNQIAENSKQMFKLVKHSIESGLNQSNAMIDIEKIATQTPFDEKLATFVTLHLHGELRGCIGSLQAYQSLAEDLYANAYSAAFRDPRFKPLAEKELQHIEVEISVLTAPEPIEGCSSKDALLEKLTPYKDGLIISDGTYRATFLPSVWEQLPDKGMFVEQLLRKAGIRGWSNRIDCQRYFVESYQSNWLDI; this is encoded by the coding sequence ATGAATCAGATAGCTGAAAACAGTAAACAGATGTTTAAACTCGTGAAGCACTCGATAGAATCGGGTTTAAATCAATCCAATGCAATGATAGATATAGAAAAAATTGCCACCCAAACGCCATTCGATGAAAAGTTAGCTACCTTTGTCACTTTGCATTTACATGGGGAGTTACGAGGTTGCATCGGCTCATTGCAAGCTTACCAATCTCTGGCGGAAGATTTATATGCCAATGCCTATTCAGCTGCATTTAGGGATCCACGGTTTAAACCCTTGGCGGAAAAAGAGTTGCAACATATCGAGGTAGAAATATCGGTATTGACAGCACCAGAACCCATTGAAGGGTGTTCCTCAAAGGATGCCTTGTTAGAGAAGTTGACCCCTTATAAAGATGGTTTGATTATCTCGGATGGGACTTATAGGGCGACTTTTTTACCTTCTGTTTGGGAGCAATTGCCTGATAAGGGGATGTTTGTAGAGCAACTGCTGCGTAAGGCAGGGATCCGTGGTTGGTCGAACCGAATCGATTGCCAGCGTTATTTTGTTGAATCCTATCAATCCAATTGGTTGGACATTTGA
- a CDS encoding ROK family protein, translating to MATLRFGIDLGGTKIEILGLLVLEDGTNKVVYQKRIATPKGDYHATVQAIAQLVLDAENELKSDSQLNPIINLPGLVGVGIPGAISSKTGKVKNANSTWLIGEDLQGDLQNALSRPVQLANDANCFALSEAVDGAASGSDIVFGVIIGTGCGGGVVVNGQILNGVNAIAGEWGHNPLPWQTASDVALACYCGLNGCNETFLSGSGFEQHFLQRTGLAKTAEQIVALSEQGDVDAEQLMQDYMTWLAKGLASVINILDPDVIVLGGGMSNIERIYREVPKLWHNWVFSDAVDTQLKPPKFGDASGVRGAAWL from the coding sequence ATGGCGACATTACGTTTTGGCATCGATTTAGGCGGTACTAAAATCGAGATTTTGGGATTGTTAGTATTGGAGGACGGCACTAATAAGGTTGTCTATCAAAAACGTATCGCTACCCCTAAGGGTGATTATCACGCTACCGTACAAGCCATTGCACAATTAGTCTTAGACGCTGAAAATGAACTGAAATCGGATTCTCAGTTGAATCCAATTATCAATTTACCAGGCCTGGTCGGTGTCGGTATCCCCGGAGCGATTTCATCCAAAACGGGTAAGGTTAAAAATGCCAATTCCACCTGGTTAATCGGTGAAGATCTGCAAGGCGATTTACAAAACGCCCTAAGCCGGCCTGTGCAATTAGCCAATGATGCGAATTGTTTTGCCTTGTCTGAAGCGGTTGATGGTGCGGCTTCGGGTTCTGACATTGTGTTTGGTGTCATCATTGGTACCGGTTGCGGCGGTGGTGTGGTTGTCAATGGTCAGATTTTAAATGGGGTGAATGCCATTGCCGGCGAGTGGGGGCACAACCCCTTGCCGTGGCAAACGGCAAGCGATGTAGCATTAGCTTGTTACTGTGGATTAAACGGTTGTAATGAAACCTTTCTTTCGGGAAGCGGTTTTGAACAACATTTTTTACAACGAACAGGCCTGGCTAAAACCGCAGAACAGATTGTGGCATTAAGTGAACAAGGTGATGTGGATGCCGAACAACTTATGCAAGATTACATGACTTGGTTGGCGAAAGGGTTAGCGAGTGTCATCAATATCCTTGACCCGGATGTGATTGTGTTGGGTGGTGGCATGTCGAATATTGAACGTATTTATCGTGAGGTGCCCAAACTATGGCATAACTGGGTGTTTAGCGATGCCGTCGATACCCAGTTAAAGCCACCCAAATTTGGCGACGCCAGTGGGGTGAGGGGAGCGGCCTGGCTATAG
- the carB gene encoding carbamoyl-phosphate synthase large subunit: protein MPKRSDIKSIMIIGAGPIIIGQACEFDYSGVQACKALKEEGYRVILVNSNPATIMTDPEMADATYIEPIEWKTVEAIIAKERPDAILPTMGGQTALNCALDLDAKGVLAKYDVELIGANADAIDKAENRDRFRQAMTKIGLDMPKSDVAHNMEEAWAIQATVGFPTVIRPSFTLGGSGGGIAYNKDEFEQICKFGLDLSPTKELLIEESIEGWKEYEMEVVRDKNDNAIIVCSIENLDPMGVHTGDSITVAPAQTLTDKEYQIMRNASLAVLREIGVETGGSNVQFSIHPETGRMIIIEMNPRVSRSSALASKATGFPIAKIAAKLAVGYTLDELSNDITNGATPASFEPTIDYVVTKVPRFTFEKFPQAQDRLSTQMKSVGEVMAMGRNFQESIQKALRGLETDKSGFDEIMPLATMAEKDIKDKLRQELRNPGAQRLWYVADAFRAGWSLEAVFESSKIDPWFLSQIKELIDMEDDIKQRGLDALDETYLRNLKRKGFSDNRLAKLLDTDAAFVRKFRHTLNVRPVFKRVDTCAAEFETSTAYMYSTYDEECEANPTDKEKIMILGGGPNRIGQGIEFDYCCVHAAMAMREDGYETIMVNCNPETVSTDYDTSDRLYFEPLTLEDVLEIVEVEKPKGVIVQYGGQTPLKLAEDLEAAGVPIVGTSPESIDLAEDRERFQKILNDNDLLQPPNRTATNADQAAALAKEIGYPLVVRPSYVLGGRGMEIVYDEANLMRYMQAAIDVSNESPVLLDRFLDDAVELDVDAICDGEQVVIGGIMEHIEQAGIHSGDSACSLPPYSISEEIQDRIRVQVEKMAHALGVVGLMNTQFAVKGDDIYVLEVNPRASRTVPFVSKAIGHPLAKIAARCMVGQKLKDQGFTAEVKPKHYSVKEAVFPFIKFLGVDPILGPEMKSTGEVMGVGENFAQAYSKASLAAGTVLPRTGTAFLSVRKADRVQVVDLAKLLVQKGFNIVATRGTATSLTEAGIACETVNKVTEGRPNIVDSIVNEEIALIVNTSDGSVSIQDSSSIRREALMHKTCYTTTIAGAFAMVAAMEYLDDQPVTRLQDIH from the coding sequence ATGCCAAAAAGAAGTGATATAAAAAGTATTATGATTATTGGTGCTGGCCCTATTATTATCGGTCAAGCATGCGAATTCGATTACTCTGGAGTTCAGGCGTGTAAAGCGCTTAAAGAAGAAGGTTACCGTGTAATCTTGGTGAACTCTAACCCAGCAACCATCATGACAGATCCTGAGATGGCGGATGCAACCTATATCGAACCAATCGAATGGAAAACGGTTGAAGCGATTATCGCTAAAGAACGTCCTGATGCAATCCTACCAACTATGGGTGGACAGACAGCGCTTAACTGTGCATTAGACTTGGATGCCAAAGGGGTTTTGGCCAAGTACGATGTCGAGTTGATTGGTGCGAATGCTGATGCCATCGATAAGGCTGAAAACCGTGACCGTTTCCGTCAAGCGATGACAAAAATCGGTTTGGATATGCCTAAGTCTGATGTGGCGCATAACATGGAAGAAGCTTGGGCTATCCAAGCCACAGTGGGTTTCCCAACGGTTATCCGTCCATCATTCACGTTAGGTGGTTCTGGTGGTGGTATCGCCTACAACAAAGACGAATTTGAACAAATCTGTAAATTCGGTTTGGATCTTTCCCCAACAAAAGAACTTTTGATTGAAGAGTCGATTGAAGGTTGGAAAGAGTATGAGATGGAAGTGGTGCGTGATAAAAACGACAACGCTATCATTGTCTGCTCTATTGAAAACTTAGACCCAATGGGTGTGCATACAGGTGACTCAATTACGGTTGCACCGGCACAAACCTTGACTGATAAAGAATATCAAATCATGCGTAACGCCTCTTTAGCGGTATTACGTGAAATCGGTGTGGAAACAGGGGGCTCTAACGTACAGTTCTCAATCCACCCTGAGACAGGCCGTATGATCATTATCGAGATGAACCCTCGTGTATCTCGTTCATCGGCGTTAGCGTCAAAAGCTACCGGTTTCCCAATCGCTAAGATTGCCGCTAAGTTAGCGGTAGGTTACACACTTGATGAACTGTCAAACGACATCACTAATGGTGCGACTCCGGCGTCATTTGAACCGACTATCGATTACGTGGTAACTAAAGTTCCTCGTTTTACGTTTGAAAAGTTCCCGCAAGCTCAAGATCGTCTATCGACTCAGATGAAGTCGGTAGGTGAGGTTATGGCGATGGGGCGTAACTTCCAAGAGTCGATTCAAAAAGCATTACGTGGTTTGGAAACAGATAAGTCTGGTTTTGATGAAATCATGCCGTTAGCGACAATGGCTGAAAAAGACATCAAAGACAAGTTACGTCAAGAGCTTCGTAATCCAGGTGCACAACGTCTATGGTATGTGGCGGATGCATTCCGTGCAGGTTGGTCTTTGGAAGCGGTTTTTGAAAGTTCTAAAATCGATCCTTGGTTCCTGTCGCAAATCAAAGAGTTGATTGATATGGAAGACGATATCAAGCAACGTGGTTTAGATGCTCTAGATGAAACCTATCTTCGTAACCTAAAACGTAAAGGTTTCTCTGACAATAGACTGGCTAAGTTGCTTGATACTGATGCGGCGTTTGTGCGTAAGTTCCGTCATACCTTGAATGTTCGTCCGGTCTTTAAACGTGTTGATACCTGTGCGGCAGAGTTTGAAACTTCAACGGCTTACATGTATTCAACCTACGATGAAGAGTGTGAAGCGAATCCGACCGATAAAGAAAAAATCATGATTTTAGGTGGTGGTCCAAACCGTATCGGTCAAGGTATCGAATTCGATTACTGCTGTGTTCATGCGGCGATGGCTATGCGTGAAGACGGTTATGAAACCATTATGGTCAACTGTAACCCTGAAACGGTTTCGACCGATTACGATACTTCAGACCGTCTGTACTTTGAGCCGTTAACGCTTGAAGATGTGCTTGAAATCGTGGAAGTTGAAAAGCCTAAGGGTGTTATCGTTCAGTACGGTGGACAGACTCCGCTTAAATTAGCAGAAGATCTAGAAGCGGCAGGAGTGCCGATTGTAGGGACTTCACCAGAGTCTATCGACTTGGCGGAAGACCGTGAGCGTTTCCAGAAGATTTTGAATGACAATGACCTGCTTCAACCACCTAACCGTACAGCGACTAACGCGGACCAAGCGGCGGCATTAGCGAAAGAAATCGGTTATCCATTGGTTGTTCGTCCATCTTATGTATTAGGTGGTCGTGGTATGGAAATCGTTTATGACGAAGCGAACCTTATGCGTTATATGCAAGCGGCGATTGATGTTTCCAATGAATCACCAGTTTTGCTAGACCGTTTCTTGGACGATGCGGTTGAGTTGGATGTGGATGCGATTTGTGATGGTGAGCAGGTTGTTATCGGCGGCATCATGGAGCATATCGAGCAAGCGGGTATCCACTCTGGTGACTCAGCATGTTCTTTACCGCCTTATAGTATTTCTGAAGAGATTCAAGACCGTATTCGTGTTCAGGTTGAAAAAATGGCACATGCTTTAGGTGTTGTTGGTCTGATGAACACCCAGTTTGCGGTTAAGGGTGATGACATCTATGTATTAGAAGTTAACCCTCGTGCTTCGCGTACGGTTCCGTTTGTTTCTAAAGCGATTGGTCATCCTTTAGCTAAAATCGCCGCACGTTGTATGGTGGGTCAAAAGCTGAAAGACCAAGGTTTTACAGCTGAAGTCAAACCAAAACATTATTCTGTGAAAGAAGCGGTATTCCCATTCATCAAGTTCTTGGGTGTGGATCCGATTCTTGGGCCTGAAATGAAGTCGACTGGTGAGGTTATGGGTGTGGGCGAAAACTTTGCCCAAGCCTACTCGAAAGCGTCATTAGCTGCGGGTACCGTTTTACCTCGTACCGGTACGGCGTTCTTGAGTGTGCGTAAAGCGGATCGTGTGCAGGTGGTCGATTTAGCTAAGTTACTTGTGCAAAAAGGCTTCAATATTGTAGCGACTCGTGGTACTGCTACATCTTTGACAGAAGCCGGTATTGCTTGTGAAACGGTTAATAAGGTCACTGAAGGGCGTCCAAATATCGTCGACTCGATTGTTAACGAAGAGATCGCATTGATTGTCAACACTTCGGACGGTTCGGTGAGTATTCAAGACTCTTCAAGTATCCGTCGTGAAGCTTTAATGCATAAGACTTGTTATACAACAACGATTGCAGGGGCGTTTGCCATGGTTGCGGCGATGGAATATTTAGATGATCAACCGGTAACTCGTTTACAAGATATTCACTAA
- a CDS encoding ferritin-like domain-containing protein has translation MSNSKHKNLFESVFQCLMEKDLNRKVRQLSQLQEDWSNDLFDFTPTETVVRVKDAGRPEKPDLVPPKDLPRRRLGSKEGHASLMHSIAHIEFNAVNLALDAIYRFQEMPYEFYRDWLGVAGEEAYHFQMVREHLNSLGYEYGDMAAHDGLWMTTYETDHDPLIRMALVPRTLEARGLDVTPPMISKLRSIGDKRGVEILKILLRDEIGHVEVGTRWFRYLCEQRALDPFEAFQQIIRDYFHGDLRGPFNFDARQQAGFSDEEIQWLKTIQ, from the coding sequence ATGTCAAACTCCAAGCACAAAAATTTATTCGAATCGGTCTTCCAGTGTTTAATGGAAAAAGACCTGAATCGAAAAGTGAGACAGCTTTCTCAACTCCAAGAAGATTGGTCAAACGATCTGTTTGATTTCACTCCTACTGAAACGGTGGTTAGGGTCAAGGATGCCGGGCGCCCTGAAAAACCGGATCTTGTGCCTCCTAAAGACTTGCCACGACGTCGTTTAGGGTCTAAAGAAGGTCATGCCTCGTTGATGCATTCTATTGCTCATATCGAGTTCAATGCGGTTAACTTAGCGTTAGATGCCATTTATCGCTTTCAGGAGATGCCCTATGAATTTTACCGTGATTGGTTAGGTGTAGCGGGTGAAGAAGCGTATCACTTTCAAATGGTGCGAGAGCATTTAAATAGTTTGGGTTATGAATATGGTGATATGGCCGCGCATGATGGTTTGTGGATGACAACCTATGAAACCGACCATGATCCTTTAATCCGAATGGCTTTGGTGCCAAGAACTCTTGAGGCGCGTGGTTTAGATGTGACACCTCCTATGATCAGTAAGTTGCGTTCAATCGGTGATAAACGAGGTGTAGAAATCTTAAAGATTTTATTGCGTGATGAGATTGGTCATGTCGAAGTGGGTACTCGATGGTTTAGGTATTTATGTGAACAGCGTGCTTTGGATCCGTTTGAGGCATTTCAACAGATTATCCGCGACTATTTTCATGGTGATTTGCGTGGCCCGTTTAATTTTGATGCGCGCCAACAAGCCGGTTTCTCTGATGAAGAGATCCAGTGGTTGAAAACCATTCAGTAA
- a CDS encoding DUF4149 domain-containing protein: MSKLRFIRSISSYYSTSLIIYSALISLLLTIGYLVTPVLFASLSAKLAGFIAGLLFNISGYLLLLFLLLLLAWRMSVRRVAISIWFDAISLFLMTGLLWVVSPWMTEIKAKYPQGIEKNAVDWPLFASLHGVYQVGYLIVIIMLIVAMFKTVKCIKSTQAK, encoded by the coding sequence ATGAGTAAGTTGCGTTTTATAAGATCGATTTCGAGTTATTATTCTACGAGTCTTATTATCTACAGTGCACTGATTAGTTTGTTGTTAACAATCGGCTATTTGGTCACGCCTGTGCTGTTTGCGAGTCTGAGTGCCAAGCTGGCTGGATTCATTGCCGGGTTGTTGTTCAATATATCGGGTTATTTGCTCTTGCTGTTTTTGTTACTGTTGCTGGCTTGGCGAATGTCAGTAAGACGGGTGGCAATATCGATATGGTTTGATGCTATCTCACTCTTTTTAATGACTGGATTGTTATGGGTCGTTTCACCTTGGATGACTGAGATCAAGGCGAAATATCCTCAGGGTATAGAAAAAAACGCGGTTGATTGGCCTTTGTTTGCAAGTTTGCATGGTGTTTATCAAGTGGGTTATCTTATTGTTATCATTATGTTAATTGTTGCGATGTTTAAAACCGTAAAATGCATCAAGAGCACACAGGCTAAGTGA
- the carA gene encoding glutamine-hydrolyzing carbamoyl-phosphate synthase small subunit, whose amino-acid sequence MDESMTQALLALEDGTLFWGTSLGAEGETTGEVVFNTSLTGYQEILTDPSYFKQIVTLTYPHIGNVGVNAEDEESPSIMAQGLVVKDCPPLMSNFRAEKTLPEYLKEQNVVAIADIDTRKLTRILRDKGAQSGVIVAGENIDADDAVAKAKAFSGLKGLDLAKEVTTPETYVWTEGSWELGKGHADCSANNGFHIVAYDYGVKRNILRMIADRGCKLTVVPAKTPAEDVLAMNPDGVFLSNGPGDPEPCDYAIEAIQKVLETDIPVFGICLGHQLLALASGAKTVKMKFGHHGANHPVQDMETKKVMITSQNHGFAVDADSLPDNLVATHKSLFDGSLQGISRTDKSAFSFQGHPEASPGPHDVAPLFDQFIDNIKNAKNA is encoded by the coding sequence ATGGATGAATCGATGACACAGGCTTTGCTGGCATTAGAAGATGGAACCCTTTTTTGGGGAACTTCGCTGGGTGCGGAAGGGGAAACAACGGGTGAAGTGGTGTTTAACACTTCATTGACTGGTTACCAAGAGATCCTAACGGATCCTTCTTACTTTAAACAAATTGTTACTTTAACTTACCCACACATCGGGAACGTTGGTGTGAATGCTGAAGATGAAGAGTCTCCAAGCATTATGGCGCAAGGCCTAGTGGTAAAGGATTGTCCTCCATTGATGAGCAACTTCCGAGCAGAAAAGACGTTGCCAGAATATCTTAAAGAACAGAATGTCGTTGCCATCGCCGATATCGATACCCGTAAGTTAACCCGTATTTTGCGTGATAAAGGTGCTCAATCTGGTGTGATTGTGGCCGGTGAAAATATTGATGCTGACGACGCAGTTGCCAAAGCCAAAGCGTTCAGCGGCCTAAAAGGTTTGGACTTGGCTAAAGAAGTCACGACTCCAGAAACTTATGTCTGGACAGAAGGTTCTTGGGAACTTGGTAAAGGTCATGCGGATTGTTCCGCCAATAATGGATTTCACATCGTAGCTTATGATTATGGTGTCAAGCGTAACATCCTGCGCATGATTGCCGACCGTGGTTGTAAGTTAACTGTTGTACCAGCAAAAACACCAGCCGAAGACGTGTTAGCCATGAATCCAGATGGTGTTTTCTTATCGAACGGTCCTGGTGATCCAGAGCCATGTGATTACGCAATTGAAGCGATTCAGAAAGTGTTAGAAACGGATATTCCAGTATTTGGTATCTGTTTAGGTCACCAATTACTTGCCTTGGCGAGTGGTGCAAAAACCGTGAAGATGAAGTTTGGTCATCACGGTGCCAACCACCCGGTTCAAGACATGGAAACCAAAAAAGTGATGATTACTTCACAGAACCACGGTTTTGCGGTTGATGCGGACTCTTTGCCGGATAATCTTGTCGCGACTCACAAGTCGTTGTTTGATGGTTCTTTACAGGGAATATCCCGTACCGATAAGTCTGCATTCAGTTTCCAAGGGCATCCAGAAGCGAGTCCAGGTCCACACGATGTAGCACCTTTGTTTGACCAATTTATTGATAATATTAAAAACGCGAAAAACGCATAA
- a CDS encoding VIT1/CCC1 transporter family protein, translating into MNPVNQQKLEQEHQPQAIAKRLAKLPKRQNISDAILGGIDGCVTTFAIVSGAIGAGFSASVALILGFANLFADGFSMAISNYEANKAQQEFADNIRQTEAEHIKQVPEGEREEIRQIFQRKGFEGDTLENIVQTITQNKALWIETMLIEEHGIQSRPPEAVKAALTTFSAFLVVGAIPLIPFLIPSFDVHQQFLFSTVLAGLMFFFIGMLKSFVFAKPIIYSGFSTLLTGGTAAGLAFLTGYILRELFGI; encoded by the coding sequence ATGAACCCGGTTAATCAACAGAAATTAGAACAAGAGCATCAACCTCAGGCGATTGCTAAACGTTTAGCAAAACTGCCTAAACGACAAAACATATCCGATGCGATTCTCGGTGGGATTGATGGTTGTGTAACCACTTTCGCAATTGTTTCAGGCGCGATTGGCGCTGGTTTTTCTGCCTCGGTGGCTTTAATCTTAGGGTTTGCCAACTTATTTGCCGATGGTTTTAGCATGGCGATCAGTAATTATGAAGCCAATAAGGCACAGCAAGAATTTGCCGACAATATTCGTCAAACCGAAGCCGAACATATCAAACAGGTACCCGAAGGTGAACGTGAAGAGATTAGACAGATTTTTCAACGTAAAGGCTTTGAGGGGGATACGCTTGAGAACATCGTACAGACCATCACCCAAAACAAGGCTTTATGGATAGAAACCATGCTGATTGAGGAACACGGCATTCAAAGTCGACCTCCTGAGGCGGTTAAAGCCGCCTTAACGACCTTTAGCGCATTTCTCGTGGTAGGTGCGATTCCATTGATTCCGTTCTTAATCCCCTCTTTCGATGTTCATCAACAGTTCTTATTCAGTACGGTTTTGGCCGGGCTGATGTTCTTTTTTATTGGCATGCTCAAAAGCTTTGTGTTTGCTAAACCCATTATCTACTCTGGCTTTAGCACCTTATTAACAGGCGGCACAGCCGCTGGTTTGGCGTTTTTAACAGGCTATATCTTGAGAGAACTGTTTGGTATTTAA
- a CDS encoding YaiI/YqxD family protein: MNIWVDADACPVVIKETLFRAADRTKTATTLVANHSMRIPPSPYITFQHVESGFDVADNKIVQQITANDLLITSDIPLAAEAVAKGATVLSPRGELYTESNIRSRLNMRDFMEGLRNSGVDVGGPSVLSQADRQAFANHLDRWLTKASNLKKQPTAQS; the protein is encoded by the coding sequence ATGAACATTTGGGTAGATGCCGATGCTTGTCCTGTCGTCATTAAAGAGACATTATTCCGTGCCGCAGACCGCACTAAAACGGCAACCACCTTAGTGGCTAACCACAGCATGAGAATTCCACCCTCGCCTTATATTACCTTTCAACATGTCGAATCGGGATTTGATGTCGCCGACAATAAAATCGTACAACAGATTACCGCAAACGATTTACTGATCACCAGCGATATTCCCCTTGCGGCCGAAGCCGTTGCAAAAGGTGCCACCGTATTAAGCCCCAGAGGGGAGTTGTACACGGAATCGAATATCCGGTCACGCTTGAATATGCGTGACTTTATGGAAGGGTTGCGTAATAGCGGAGTCGATGTCGGCGGCCCCAGTGTCTTAAGCCAGGCCGATCGACAAGCATTTGCCAACCACCTAGACCGCTGGCTGACTAAGGCCAGTAATCTAAAAAAACAACCTACAGCACAATCATAA
- the greA gene encoding transcription elongation factor GreA — MQKHPMTKEGADALQAELNKLKKEDRPRITQAIADAREHGDLKENAEYHAAREQQGLVEARISQIEGQLSHAQIIDVTKLNPSGKIVFGATVTVLNVDTDEELTYKIVGNEESDVKLNKISVNSPIARALIGKEEGDEVIVQAPSGNIDYEIVEVQYI; from the coding sequence ATGCAAAAGCATCCTATGACAAAAGAAGGTGCAGACGCACTTCAAGCTGAATTGAATAAGCTCAAAAAGGAAGATCGTCCTCGCATTACCCAGGCGATTGCGGATGCACGTGAACATGGTGATCTGAAAGAGAATGCTGAATACCATGCGGCGCGTGAACAACAAGGTTTGGTCGAGGCGCGTATCAGTCAGATTGAAGGTCAATTGTCACACGCGCAAATCATCGATGTCACCAAGTTGAACCCGAGTGGCAAGATTGTGTTTGGTGCGACGGTAACCGTTTTAAATGTTGATACAGACGAAGAGCTGACTTACAAGATTGTAGGAAACGAAGAGTCGGATGTGAAGTTGAACAAAATTTCAGTCAATTCACCTATTGCCCGTGCCTTAATCGGTAAAGAAGAGGGGGATGAAGTGATTGTTCAAGCGCCTAGTGGCAACATTGATTACGAGATTGTAGAAGTTCAATACATATAG
- a CDS encoding class I SAM-dependent methyltransferase, which yields MNVIANKLSDKQRLRIQTRHKVSVERYGYQPQALYWSNREIQEIRFQKLMEMLPAATELKQQAWSLLDVGCGFADLVDYLQKNEYLPDYTGIDISPEMVLAAQSLHPQATIKNGELADFNFSPLQFDYVMLSGALNEVVETEVEGTSQQQGDYAKSVIRAMYQISKKGVAFNLLDARHQWVKSRYDLQSFLPTEIIDYCQSFASQVELLEGYLENDFTVYLYK from the coding sequence ATGAATGTCATAGCCAATAAACTTTCTGATAAACAGCGATTGAGGATTCAAACACGCCATAAGGTGTCGGTTGAACGTTATGGTTATCAGCCACAAGCGCTGTATTGGAGTAACCGCGAAATTCAAGAGATTCGTTTTCAAAAGTTGATGGAGATGTTACCTGCTGCAACTGAGTTAAAACAGCAGGCCTGGTCATTATTAGATGTGGGCTGTGGTTTTGCAGACTTGGTGGATTATTTACAAAAAAACGAATACCTTCCCGATTACACCGGTATCGATATCTCGCCTGAAATGGTGTTAGCCGCCCAATCCTTGCACCCCCAAGCAACCATAAAAAATGGCGAATTAGCGGACTTTAATTTTAGCCCTTTGCAGTTCGATTATGTGATGCTTTCCGGAGCGTTGAACGAGGTGGTGGAAACCGAAGTCGAAGGCACGTCACAGCAGCAAGGTGATTACGCCAAGTCGGTTATACGGGCGATGTATCAAATCAGTAAAAAAGGTGTCGCGTTTAATTTACTGGACGCTCGTCATCAGTGGGTAAAGAGTCGTTACGATCTACAAAGTTTTTTACCCACGGAAATCATCGACTATTGCCAAAGCTTTGCCAGTCAGGTTGAGTTGCTGGAAGGTTATCTGGAAAATGACTTTACGGTTTACCTATATAAATAG